The segment TCAAAGCCTTGGGATGTTCGGGCCTGTTGATTTCCTCCAGGTGAATCACGCATCCGGGAGTTTGGATGGCCTGGGGAAAAAGGAATTGCTGATAATAGGTCTCGCCGTCCTTGAGCCTGTGCTCTCCAAAAAGCTGTCCGGGTTCGGATAAAATGCCGATTTGAAAAGCAGCCAGGGGGCGATTGTTCCTGGCGGCGAACTGACGCACCATGGTGGATTTTCCGCACCCCTGCCTGCCTGCCGCCAGTACATTGACGGGGTGGCGTTGCGACAAGGCTTCGATCCTTCCCAGGTTGTCAATGATGTCTTGGGGCAGGAAAAAATGCTCCTCCCGCTGGGGGATTTCCAATCCGTGTTCCGTTTCCGCCATTGTTTTTCCCTTCCTTTAAAAAAACAACTCCCGGGACCGCTGTTTGATAAAATCCCCCAACTGGGGAATGTTCCAGCGTTCGTTCATGCGCCGCAACCCGCCTATCAATTCCATGGCCCTTTTTTGCACCTCCGGCTTGTCAGAGCGCTCTATCCCGGCCAGTTCCCGGCACAGATCACGCATTTGCATTTCTTCCTTTTCCAGGGCCGCGGCCCGGGAGAACATGACATGAGCTCCGCACCGGGGGCATTGGCGCATGTCGGACTCCCCGCAGGCGGGGCAGCCGTTTTTGCACAGAAAGGCAAAATCCTGGACTTCGCCCTTAAAACCGCATTCATGACAAGCAAGCTCCACGCTTACCTCCTTGGGTCTGTCTTACTCGGACGTCAGGGTTGGTAAAACTCTGGCGTAAGCATGAAAACCGGGCCGGGACCATCTTATGCCGAAAGAAATCCCGGCCCGGCGGCGAAACAATTACCTGGCGTCTTCCGCCAGGCCTTCAATGCCCGCGGATTTGCCCCAGGGGGCCTCGCCTGCGTCCACCCTTTGGCGGGCTTCCCCGGCCATTTCGTCCACGGCGAGCCATGCCTGGCATTGGGGGCACTGACGCAGGGTTATGGGAGCGTCAATGCGTGCGTTGTAGAGATACCGGAAAGAGGAAACTCCGGCTTCGTGACTGCATTCCGTGCATTTCATGTTTTTTCCTCCTGAAATCCGAGGGGCCCAGCCCCCCGGATTTTTTCTTTCTTGCGGAATGATGCATTTCCTCCGGTTAGATGCCCTGGACGGTTCTTTGGATGATGTTGTCCTGGGTTTTGCGGGAAATATCCACAAAGTGGGCGCTGTATCCGGCCACCCGGACGATGACCTCGGAGTATTTCTCCGGGTCCTTTTGAGCGGCCCGCAGGGTTTCGTCCGAAACCATATTGAACTGGACGTGGTCCAGCCCCAGGTCGGCCCAGGTGCGGATATAGGCTTTCCAAAGCTGATAGCCTTTTTCCCCGGCCAATTGGGTGGGGGAAAGACGCTGGTTCAGCAGGAACGCCCGGCCGTCGGAAACGTGGTCGATTTTGCCGCAGGATTTCAAAACGGCCGAGGGGCCTTTTTTGTCCAGGCCAGGGCCGGGGGAAATGCCGCCGTCGTACAGGGCGTCCCCGCACCGGCGCCCGTTGGGCAGTGCGCCCACGATGGAGGCGTAATGAATATTGCCGGAGACGTTTTCGGGCAGGATGGGCCAACTGTTGCCCGAGGGGCATTTCATGACGCGGCTGTGCCTGGCGGTCTCCCGGAGGCAGCGAAGCATGATGTCGTCCACGTAATCGTCGTCATTGCCCCATTTGGGAGCGTTGTTGACGAAGTCCAGGCGCATTTCCTCGTAGCCGTCCCAATTGGCCTTGAGGGCGGTGAGCAACTGCTCCATGGTGTATTTTTTATCGTCAAAAACCAGCTTTTTGACCGCGGCCAGGGAGTCGATGTTCTCCACCCAGGTGAATGCCGTGACCCAGCAGTTGCCGCGATCCCCCACCGGGCTGACCACGTCCAGACCGGATTCCACACTGCGTTCGCTCATGCCGGAGAGAAAAGGCCTGCCGAAAAACTCGGGGTCCTTGTATCTGCCCAGGTTGACGGTGCGGACCAGTAGGCTGGTGAGCCATTCCATCTGTTTGACCCAGGCCTGGAAAAGGTCCTCAAAATCATGGAACTTGGCGGCGTCCCCGGTTTCAGGCCCCATTTGCATGCCCACCACGTGGTCATAGCCGTTGTGCAGGGCGTATTCCACCATCTTGGCGCAGTTGGCGGTGGCCGAAGCCATGCGCATGGGCTGCACCCCGTGCTTGGTGGTGGGGCAGGGGCTCATGCAGGCCTGATGCACCCAGGTGCGCGCCTCTTCCAGAGGATGGCCGTGCCAGTGCATGGCGTTCTGGATAAGCAAGGGGTCGTTGCGGATGGACGGATACCCCAGGCCGTGGCGGATGCACTCAAAGCATTCGCGCAGGACTTCGTCCTTGACTTTGGGATGCCATCGGAACCCAAAGGTGGGATTGGACACCCTGACCAGGCGGGCCGCCTGGAGAAAGGCGACGGTCAGATCGTTGCACGCGTCCGAGCCGTCCTTGTTCACGCCTCCCAGGGTCCAGACCCAGGTGCCGGTAATGCCCTGAAGGCCTTCCCGCGCCCACCGGGGGGCGAAGCCGCCCACCTCGTAAGCCCGAATCATGAACTCGCCCACCAGATCCAATGCGTCTTCCTTGGTGAGGGTTTTGTCGACGTTCACGTCCTTGTCGTAATAGGGCCCGTGATAATAGTCGGGCCTTGCCGGCCAGGCCCCTTCGTGGGCTTCCGTTCTGGCGAATATCTGGATGAAGTGGTCGTACTGCAGGGATTCCTGGAGATTCCTGGGCGCCCTGGCAGGCACTCTTTCGCAGGTTTCGGCGATTTTAAGCAGTTCTTCCCGCCGTTTTTCATCCGTCTCCATGTTTTCGGCCATGGTTCTCGCCAGCCTTGCATACCGCTTGGCGTGACGGATGCCCGCCTCCAGGACCAGGATCATGGCGTCCCAGTTCTGGAGTCTGTCGTAGATATCCAGGATTTCAGGGCCGGGAACGCCCACGGTTTTATCCTCGGCCTTTTCAATGGCTGCGTTGATTTCCTCGATAATGTCTTCAAATCCCCGCCTTCCCGCAAACAGGTACTCATAATCCTTGCCGGAGTATCCGTAGGCGGAGGAAGGCGCTCCCCAGCCAATGGCGCCGGATAGGAATTTCACCGCGTCTTCGGGGTCCAGGATGCGGGCCACCTTGTCCACGGCTGTCTGGCCCGCCCAATAGTCATTGAGCTCCGCCACTTTTTGCAGGGATTCATTTTCGGGCTCGGGCATGATGCCCGGTTCGTTGTAGGCTTCCTCGTTGACCATGGACGCGCCGTCCACACGCCACATGATGGTGTTGGGCAGGCTGCCGAAGTAGCCCACCAATTGGGCGTGGTCGGTGATGAAGATCGTTTTTTTGTCCAGGACATGGGCGATGGCCTTGGCTCTGCGCATCATGATTGGGTCGTATTTCCAGAATTTCCACATGTCCGTAAAAAGGGTCGCGCATTCCAAATCCAGCTTAATTCCCGGGGCGTAATTGCCCCCCAAAGCGCCTTTTTTCCAGATAGATTTTCTTAAGTAATCCAGACGCTTGGAACGCTTTTTTTCAGCGACCCACCACCATTCCTGTTTGTCTTCCAGTTCTTGGACAGACTGGTCCTGTGCTGGTTCTGCTACCATTTCCATTCCTCCACATTGTGGGACAATCTCCCCCCGGACCTGTCCCGTTTTGAATTATGGGTATGGTAAAAACCCAACTAATACGGTTTTTATGACTCTACTTTTTTTTTGGTTCTACTTCTTTTGAAAGGATTCACATCCGGAAGCGTCGTTGTCCTCCCGGACCGGCTTGCTTTGGTAGAAAGCCTGCCTGGGATCCACCACCCTGCGGACGCAGTCCCCCTGGCCGGGTTCATCTTCCCTGAGGAAAAAACTTCTGCATTCGGCGCATGTCGACATAAGAACCATCACCTCCTTTCAATTCGATTTGACCTGAGAATTCGATTCGCAGCGCAGCGTTTATTTAATGGCTTTTTCCATCTGACGCTGCACTCTCCTGTATGAAGGATCATTGACTTCGTTGCCGTCGGTATCAATTAAATCCTGGCGGTTGAAATACTCGCACCCGGCGC is part of the Desulfatibacillum aliphaticivorans DSM 15576 genome and harbors:
- a CDS encoding benzylsuccinate synthase gamma subunit family protein; this encodes MSTCAECRSFFLREDEPGQGDCVRRVVDPRQAFYQSKPVREDNDASGCESFQKK
- a CDS encoding pyruvate formate lyase family protein; translation: MVAEPAQDQSVQELEDKQEWWWVAEKKRSKRLDYLRKSIWKKGALGGNYAPGIKLDLECATLFTDMWKFWKYDPIMMRRAKAIAHVLDKKTIFITDHAQLVGYFGSLPNTIMWRVDGASMVNEEAYNEPGIMPEPENESLQKVAELNDYWAGQTAVDKVARILDPEDAVKFLSGAIGWGAPSSAYGYSGKDYEYLFAGRRGFEDIIEEINAAIEKAEDKTVGVPGPEILDIYDRLQNWDAMILVLEAGIRHAKRYARLARTMAENMETDEKRREELLKIAETCERVPARAPRNLQESLQYDHFIQIFARTEAHEGAWPARPDYYHGPYYDKDVNVDKTLTKEDALDLVGEFMIRAYEVGGFAPRWAREGLQGITGTWVWTLGGVNKDGSDACNDLTVAFLQAARLVRVSNPTFGFRWHPKVKDEVLRECFECIRHGLGYPSIRNDPLLIQNAMHWHGHPLEEARTWVHQACMSPCPTTKHGVQPMRMASATANCAKMVEYALHNGYDHVVGMQMGPETGDAAKFHDFEDLFQAWVKQMEWLTSLLVRTVNLGRYKDPEFFGRPFLSGMSERSVESGLDVVSPVGDRGNCWVTAFTWVENIDSLAAVKKLVFDDKKYTMEQLLTALKANWDGYEEMRLDFVNNAPKWGNDDDYVDDIMLRCLRETARHSRVMKCPSGNSWPILPENVSGNIHYASIVGALPNGRRCGDALYDGGISPGPGLDKKGPSAVLKSCGKIDHVSDGRAFLLNQRLSPTQLAGEKGYQLWKAYIRTWADLGLDHVQFNMVSDETLRAAQKDPEKYSEVIVRVAGYSAHFVDISRKTQDNIIQRTVQGI